The Paracholeplasma brassicae genome includes the window ATGGGCATTATGGAGATATTAGATAGCTATATAAACCACCAAAAAGAAGTCATCACCAACCGCTCAAATTTCGATTTAGACCGGGCTGAAAAACGTCTTCACATCGTTTCAGGCTTAATAAAAATGGTCGATATTGTTGAAGAAGTTATTAAAACAATTCGTGGATCAAAAAATAAGTCAAACTCGAAGGATAATTTGATTAAACAATTTGGCTTTACCGATTTACAAGCTGAGGCCATTGTAACACTTCAACTTTATCGATTATCGTCGACCGATATCGATCAACTAATCAAAGAATCAAATGAGCTTGATGAACGCATTTTATGGCTTAAGGACGTACTTTCTGATGAGCAAAAACTATTAAGTGTCATAAAAAAAGAACTTAGAGAAGTATCTAATAAACTCGGTACAGATCGTAAGACACTCATTGAAGATGAAATTGAAGCGATAAAAATCGAAAAAGCAGACTTAATTGCGGATGAACAGGTTCGTGTTGGTATCACAAAAGATGGCTACATTAAACGTGCTAATTTACGTAGTTATACAGCCTCAAAACAACCAGGACTAAAAGAAAATGATGGCATGTTGTTTAACCAAGAGGTTTCAACAAAAGATACCCTTCTCATGTTTACAACTAAGGGCAACTACATTTTTATGCCTGTTTATGAATTAGAAGAGAGCAAATGGAAAGATCTAGGTGCATACATCAATAACATTATTTCAATCGAAAAAGATGAGTATATTATTAAGGTATTCTCTATTTCTGATTTTGAAACAAATCAGTACTTTCTTTTAACGACTGAACATGGTTTAATTAAACAAGTACTTTTAAAAGACTTTTTAGTCACTCGATATTCTAAAACCATTCGAGCAATGAAAGTTGCCTCAAGTGACGAATTAACGAGTGTTGAACTTGGGCCTAAAAGTAGCGTTATTGTTTTTACAAAACGCGCTCAAGTCTTACGTTTTCCATCCGCTGAGGTTCCGATTTATGGCACACAGTCTGGTGGCATCAAATCATTGAAAATTGCTGCCAATGACAAGGTGGTTAAAGCCATTTATGCAGCAACATCGGATGACTTCCTTGTTTTAACCCATTTAGGGAATATAAGAAGAGAGCGAGTTGTCAATATGCCGCTAAACAAGCGCTTAAGGACACCGATAACCTTGTTTAGTGAACGTAAGAAAAATCCGCACTTTATTAGAGACGTTGCTCGCTTAACCACACAGCAGGATAAAGAAGATTCTATGATTTTAGTGTCCTGTAAAAAAGGTAGTCTTGAGTTTCCTATCTCTGAGTTGAAGCCCTCGGTTGCTGAATATGGACGTGCTTATGTTAATGAAGAAGAGTTTGGAAAAGCATTATTCATCAATGTAGACGCCCCAATTGAAAATGTTGAAGAACAAGATATACTAGATGCAGGTGAACTCATTCAAGAAGTTCGCGCAAAAAAAGAAACAAAACGTAAAGAACCAATTGACCACGCATCAGTTGAAGCACCAAAAGACGAATTAGTCGAAGATAAGAAAATACATATTAAGAAATTGTCCCTGTTTGATGAGGACGATTGGAAGGAGTAATATGATAAACATAAGATTTAATGACTCTGTCGTTCAATTTGAACCTGGAGTCACACTTGAGGACGTTAAAAATCACTTAGGTGTCGTTGCCTATGCAGCAACTGTAAACAACCGCATAAGAGAACTAACTTATAAACTAACCAAAGATTGTGACGTTGTGTTCTTTGATTTGAGCAATAGAGACGCTGTGCGAATCTATGAAGCAAGTTTAAGATACGTTATCGCTATGGCCGTGAAAAACATCTACCCTGAGGTTACTGTAAAGTTTAATTATAGTGTCTCACGCTCAATTTTAGGTGTACTAGAAAATCTAGGCCACAAAATTGATCGTCCAACTGTAAAAAAAATTGAAGCAGAAGTAAGACGTCTTGTGTCACTTGATTTGCCAATAAAACGCAAAAAAATGGATTTAGAAGACGCCATCGCTTACTATAAAGAAGTCGGTTATCATGACAAAGTCGAAGTCTTAAAATATCGTGATGAAGAGGATGTCAACATGTATATTTGTGGTGACTATGTCAACTACATGTTTGGCTACATGGTGCCATCAACGTCCTATTTAACGGAATTTGTTCTGGCATTGTATCACCCAGGGTTTATTATTCAATACCCAAGAAGTGAAATGGGCGGAATAATTCCTGAATTTGATGACGCACCAATTTTTGCAAAAACCATTAAAGAAGCAACCAAATGGGGAAAAATCATCGAAGGTGATACAATTGCAAAAATGAATAGTTACGTTGAAAGAAAACTAGAGGCTGAGTTCATTAATATGTGTGAAACTAGACACAATAGACAATTAACTGATCTTGGTGATCGAATTGAAAAAGAAATTGACTCAATTCGTTTAATTGCGATTGCAGGGCCATCTTCAAGTGGTAAAACAACGTTTTCAACCCGCTTAAGGATTGAATTATTAAGTCGCGGAATCAAACCACTGATGATTTCAATCGATGATTATTATCAACCAAAAACACAAGCACCTAAAGATGAATTTGGTGCACCAGATCTAGAACACATTGAAGCGTTGGACGTTAATTTATTTGATGAACAAATGCTAGCACTAATTCAAGGTGAAAAAGTGACACTTCCACATTTTAATTTTAAAGTTGGTCAAAGAGAACCAGGTAGAACTGTCCAAATTGATGAGAATACGCCAATCATTATTGAAGGTATTCATGCGCTAAATGACCGTTTAACGCATTCAGTACCACAACACCAAAAGTATAAGATCTTCATTGCGCCGCAAACTCAATTGCACATTGATGATCATACACCAATTAGCTTTACGGATTTACGCTTATTAAGACGAATTGTACGTGATCAAAAATATAGAAACTCACCTGCGGAAGAAACTATCTCAATGTGGGGATCTGTAAGACGCGGTGAATTCAAATGGATTTATCCATATCAAGAACAGGCTAATTTCGTCTTTAATTCTGAGTTATCATACGAGTTAGCGGTTTTAAGAAAACACGCTTTTAAGACATTAAATGCAATACCTAGAGATTCAGAATATTTCATTACAGCAAACCGATTACTCAAATTCTTGAAATATTTTAAAGAAATTGATGATGAATTAGTACCTAATAACTCGCTGCTTAGAGAATTTATCGGCGGTTCCGTTTTTCACGTATAGTAATTTAACGATAAGGGAGGGGTCATTTTGAAGTGTTTAACCAATATGGAACGCATTCATATGCCTTCAGATTTAGTCATTCAACTATTTAAGTTATACGAATCCAAAGGTCAATCGTTTTATTATAAACAATTATTTCAGCGTGACGATGAAGTTATGGCTAGAAACACCTTAGAAACAGACATAAACTCAATTGCTTACTATTTAGACCTAAACTTGACCTCAGCACGTATTAAACTGCTTAGTGATGCAAAAAAAGAGTACGTAACTAAGAATAAAGAAGAAACATTACTTTACAACATTAAAGAGGCACTTGCTTTGATTCAATCAATTGGAGATACCTTTGAGATGACTAGTAATGAAGTTAAAGATCTTTCAATCACTTTGTTTAGAAACTATAAAGACATTCGCCTAAAAACTAATCCAAGAGCAAAAATACCTAAATTAGCGAAGGATTTTGAGGATTTTAGTACCGATGAGCAATTACAACGCCTTATTAAAGAGTTTAATTCAGTAAAAAAAACTGGTAAATACGAAGTCATTCAATTAATAACTAACTTTTATATAGATTTCATTAAACTGGATTTATTTACAGAGAAAAACGATGTTCTTGCATTAATACTAGTTTATACGATGCTTTCCAAAGAGTTTAAAGTATGCCGATATGAAAGTTTTTTCGAGAAGTTATTACCTAAAAAAGCACAATTCGAAACGGCATTTATACAAGCAAGTTTCAATTGGATTGAGGGGTTTTCTCAAACTGAAGCCCTCTCAAGAGTCTTTATTTCAGTCATGCACGAAATGCATGAAGATGTGAAAATAAAAGCTCACGAATATGAATTTGAGCGTAAGATGAATAAAGCTGACAGTATTGAAAACACAATTTTGAAAGGTCCTCATGTCTTTTCTAAAAGTGAGATAAGAGATCAGCACCCATACGCCAGTGATGCAACAATCAATCGTACCTTAATCAGTATGAAGGAGCGTGGTGTTATTAGACCACTCGGAAATGGTCGCTCAGCTAAGTGGCAACGACTTGCTTCGAAACAAGAAAAATTCACTCCAACTCAACTCAACATATTTAATGAGGAATAAAGGATTACGATAAATTCAAAATTAGAATCTAATCATGTATATACCCCAAATGGTATTTATGATGATCAGATTCTTTTTTTTGTTATTCTATAACATGAATAAAAAGTCATAATTAACACGAGTTAAATAACAACTAAATGTTTACACGAATAGGTGTAACTTATATCGACTACAAAGGATGAGTCGTTGATTCAATAAGTGTATGTAAAGGAACACAAACTAAAAGACACACCCTATGGCATGTAAAGAAGTAGTAGTAGAAAATGAAAATCAATGAAAAACAAAGCAAAAACAACGTATCAGAAAACCATGTAATCAATCATCAAGCAACAAAATAGTCATTTTCTAATGGAGTGTCTCTCTAATTCATTAAATGATATATTATCAACTATATGAGTATTATTAAAATGCTATTTAGGCATGAATAGGGTTCACAATATATATAAGGAACAATATTGTAGTATCTTTTAATTCAATAAGAGTACTCTTTATAATTTTGTATTTGTTCCTATAATGTATATTATGTTAACCGGGTAATTATGGCTTTATTATGCTAACGTGGGTTTTAGTGTGGTTAAGTTTATAATCACATGTTTCTAGACTTTGGGCTGCTGCCCATGTGGTAGGTGTTTTTAATCTTGTTTTTTGATTGATTTTTGACCATTCAACATTTTTATCATTTGGTGAGTAATTAATTCAACACTTTGCTTAACACTATGGTAAAATATGCTTGGTGATATAATGGAAAACAAAAAAATACTGATCGTCTTTACAGGTGGTACCATCTCAATGTCTTCAGATTCACAGACGTCTAAATCAGTGATCTCTAGCAATGAATCGGATTTAATATTAAAAATTAGAAAGCGCTTTCAAAATATTGAGCTTTTGACCTTGGTATATTCTATGAAACCGTCCCCTTCGATTACTAGTGTTGACATGCTAGAAATTGGAAAACTGATTAAAGATAAAATCGAGTCTGATCAAATTGATGGATGTGTAATTACTCATGGGACAGACACACTTGAAGAAACTGCTTTCTTCCTAGATATATTTTTGAGTACTCGGATTCCTGTGGTTTTAACTGGATCGATGCGTAATTTTTCAGAGCTAGGTTACGACGGATTTTCTAATTTGCTTTCAGCCATATTAGTTTCTGCTAACCCGCAAAGCTATGGACGAGGAACTCTTGTTGTTCTAAATGATGAAATCAATGCCGCTGTTGAAGTTACTAAAACTCATACCGTTTCTTTAGGGACATTCAAATCAATGGAATTTGGTCCTTTAGGAATCGTTGATGAACAGGAAGTGATTTATTATAGAGATTCTTCTTATCATCGTCAAAATTTAAGTCCTGTTCTACTAACATCTGAAGTTGAAATTGTTAAAGTTTACAGCGGTTCAAGTGGTCATTTAATTGACTATTTGATTAAGCAGCCAACGATTAAAGGCATTGTTTTAGAGGCGATGGGCAGGGGAAACATCCCGCCTATAATGGTTCCAAGTGTGATTAAAGCAATTAACAGAGGGGTCAAAGTTGTTTTAACCTCTAGATGTCCTATGGGTAGAGTTCGAGACTCCTATGGTTACGAAGGTGGTGGACATCACCTTAAACAAATCGGTGTTTTGTTTGCTGGTGATTTATCGAGTGTTAAAGCTCGTATTAAGTTAATGCTTGCTGTCAATTGTGCAAACGTTAACGTTGAAGATTACTTTGAACATTAAAAAAAACCTCTTAATTGAGGTTTTTTAATTTATTCAGGTTATTCTACACTAAGTTGATCAGAAGTCGATTCGTCTAAAGACGGAATATTCTTTTCTTTTTTAGACTTCTTTGCTCTTTTTTCTGGCTTACCTGAGCCATTTATAGCACTTACATCTGTTTCTTCGATTTTTTCATCATTTTTTTGGATTTGATCTTCTAATTCTGATTTTTCTAACTCGATATCTTTATTTTTTTCGATTTTTTCATCATCTTCAGTGAATGCAGTTTCTTCAACATCATTTGTTGATACAAGTGAGTTATTTTCAAAATTCTTGTCTATTTCTAATTGGGCTTGTTCAGTTAACTCATCAAATTTAATTGGATTCTCTTGAAAGAATGATTTAGCTTCCTCTTCGACGTTGCGTTTAATGACGTCAGTTTTTGCTTGTTCATAAGCTTCTTGAATGGCGATTAGTTTAATCTTTTCAAGTGCAAGCTCTTTTTCTTTCTTTAACAATTGTAATTCAGTTTCTCTTGTTTTATTGACTTTAAGTGCATCTTCCTGAATTCTGATTGAGTTTAATTGCGCCTCAGTTTCTTCAAGTTTGTACTTGATTGCGTCATGTTCTTTCTTTTGTTGTCTACGAATCTCAGATTCTTTTAAAGCTTTGTTAGTTGAATAGGCCATGTTTTGAAACATTTTCTTAAACGGTCTAAAGAGTAAACCAACAATTAATCCGATACGTTCAGCAAGATTATAGGTACCTTGCTCAAAGCGTTTCGCTTTGAGTTCTAGTTTCATTTGGTGTTTTTCTTTGTTAAATTCTTTTTTTAGATATTTGTTCGCATACTTAGGCTTGATGGCTTTCCTAAGGCCAATTTCGTTTTCTACGTAAATTTTAAATTTCTTATAACTTTTGCGATTTGAAAAAACAAATGGCTTCAAGTCATCCATCAGAAAATTTGTATTGTATTTACTTCGAGGCGCAATCATGATTGTTTTTTCTTCAATTGTTTTTGAAATGTTACGTCTCGCAATGCTGATCATATTGATTTGATTACTTGAAAATGACTTATTGATGACCGTTAGATGTAAATAGGTAAGACCATCGATCATTTGAATCATTTCTTTCATGTAGAATTCTTGTTCACCAACCTTGTTTGAAATACGGTTGAGTCGATATAGTTGAATTATCGAAAATAATGATAATAAAACTAAGCCTCCAATCGTGACGTAAAATTCAGGTGTTAAACTTTTTAACCATTCAATCATTATTTACAGGCCTCCTTTACAAGTGGTAAAAATGAGGTGCCGTGTTCAGTTTTCTTGACACCAAAGTTATCGGATATGGTTGCAGCTATATCTGCAAAAGTTTTAAATACGGGTAACTCATTTCCCGCTTTAATTTGATTTGCGAAGACAAGTAGTGGCACATACTCCCTCGTATGATCAGTACCGTGGTGTGTTGGATCGTTTCCATGGTCAGCAGTAATCATTAGAAGGTCATTTTCACCTAAATATGACATAAGTTCCGGCAATTGTGCGTCAAACGCTTCAATGGCTTTGCCATAGCCAATTGGGTCTCTACGGTGACCATATAAAGCATCAAAATCGACTAAGTTCAAGAAGCAAAGTCCTTTAAAATTACGGTTTTGAGCCATATCGATGATTTGATTCATGCCATCGGTATTCGAGACTGTGCGATGATACTCATTGATGCCTTCACCAACAAAAATGTCATTGATTTTACCCAGTGCAATCGAATCAAACCCCGCTTCATCTAAAAAGTTAAGCGTCGTTTTACCCGTTGGTTTTAATGCATAATCATGTCTGTTTGCAGTACGGACAAAAGAATTCTTATCCTTACCTAAAAATGGTCGTGCAATTACACGTGCAACTTTCCATTCCTCTTTCATTGTGATTTCTCTTGCAATTTCACAAATGCGATATTGCTCTTCAATTGGTATGATTTCTTCGTGCATTGCAATTTGTAGAACCGAATCTGCTGAGGTATAGACAATTAAATCGCCTGTCTTCATGTGTTGTTCACCAAGCTCAACCAGGATTTCTGTGCCACTAGCAGCAACGTTACCAATAATTTTTCTTCCTGTTTGTTTTTCGATTTCATCCAACAACGCCTTAGGAAAGCCAGTGTCGGTGAATGTTTGAAAAGGTTCTGTGATGTATAAGCCCATCATTTCCCAGTGTCCGGTCATTGTGTCTTTACCATTAGAAGCTTCTTGTATTTTTGTGTATAAACCTTTTGGTTGATTTACAGGTTCAACGTGATTAATTTTAGTGATGTTGGCATAACCTAATTGTTGTAAATTAGGGATGTTTAATTTCATTTTTTCTGATATATGTAAGATTGTGTTTGACCCAACGTCATTGTATTTATGAGCATCTGGCGCCTCACCACAACCTAAACTATCCATTACAATTAAAAAAATACGATCAAATTTCATTTAAATATTCTCCTTAGCTCTTGGATGACTTGATAAATACGCATCCTTAATATGTTTTTGACTGATGTGTGTGTAAATCTGTGTTGTTGATATGTCCTCATGACCTAAAAGCTCTTGTAGTGTTCTTAAGTCAACACCTGCTTCAAGCAAATGGGTCGCAAATGAGTGTCTTAGTGTGTGAGGCGAAACCTCTTTTGTAACCCCTGCTTCTTGAGCAATTTTTTTTAATATCTTAAAGAAACCTTGTCTTGAAAGTTTCTTACCGTTGACATTTAAGAATAGGTCAGCTGTTTTCATTTTAACGAGTAACTGACGACCGTTAGACAAGTATTTTCTTAACGCGATGATACTGATGTCCCCTAAGGGAACTTCACGTTCTTTATTGCCTTTACCTGTCACTCGAACGTAACCGGCAGTTAAATGAACGTCAGCGATTTGAAGATTCAAAAGCTCTGAAACACGAAGGCCAGATCCATAAATCAATTCAAGTAATGCAATATTGCGTAACGTTAGAGGGTCGTCCCCTTTCAATTGATTGATGATTTTAACGACATCCTCAATTGAAAGAACCTCAGGTAAGGATTTTTCTACTTTTGGCATTTCAATGGTTAAACTTACGTTATCGTCAGTTTCCTTTTCAATAACCAAAAATTGATGAAACCCTTTAATTGATGTTAGTTTTCTTGACATGCTCTTAGAACTTAAATTCTTTCTTTTCAAGGTTCTTAGATACGCTTCAATGTGTTTTTTTTCAATTTTATGCACTTTTGTGATGTTATGATACTTTTCTAAAAACAAGCGATATTGTTCTAAATCTCTTAGGTAAGCCGAAAGAGTATTCTCACTTAAACCTTTTTCACGCTTTAAGTAATAGCCATAGTCATTAATGACGTATTTCATATGAACACCTCAAATATTTGATTACCTAGTAAAATACCCTCTTTAGTTAATCTCAAGTAACCATTATCAATTTCGATTAGATGTAAATCAAAGAACTTTTTTAACTCACTGTATTTTTCGATAATGTCAACCTTAAACCGATCATTTAATTCATTGATATTAACGCCTTTAATCTTTCTTAGACCAAAGATTAACGCATCACTAAGAAGGGTTTCTTCCTCACAATGTATAATCTCTTTTGTAAACGTTTGATAATAATCAATTAAATTGCGATGGTTGTGATAGCGAATTTTGCCATCAAATCCATGCGCACCAGCACCAATGGCTAAATACGGTTCTAAACTCCAATACAATGAATTGTGTCTCGAATAAAGTTTGTTCTTGCAAAAATTAGAGATTTCATATTGTTCAAATCCAAGTTCGCTTAGTTTTTGCATGACATATAAATACATATCAGCTTCTAAATCACTGTCATTTTGAACAAAAAGACCTTGTTGATATTGATGATAGAATACGGTTTTTTCTTCTAAAATCAATGCGTAATAACTGACGTGATTGACATCGAGTTGTTTTAGCGTAGTTAAGTCATGTTCTATTGTCTTTATTGTTTGACCTGGAATTGAAAAGATTAAATCGATACTTATATTATCAATACCAAGCTTTTTTAAGTCATTAACTGCATAAAAAACATCAGATGTTTGATGTTTTCGCCCAATGTAATTTAAGATTCCTTGATCAAAGGACTGAACCCCTAAACTGATTCGGTTCACACCATATTCTTTAAAAAGTAATCCTTTTTCATGTGAATAACTTTCTGGATTAACTTCAATCGTATACTCGATTGGGTTCATGTCTTTAAAGAGTTCAAATAGTTTTCTTAGTTGATTCGTATCAAGCATACTTGGCGTACCACCACCAATATAAATTGTATCAAACAACTTATGATGGCTTGGGATAGTCATGTATTCTTTTTTTAAATTAATCGAGATATTCATCGATCATTTGTTTATTTTTCGGAACTCTTTTTGCAAAATCACAGTAGAAACATATGTGTTCGCAAAAAGGTATGTGTACGTATAAACCTTTCAAGGACATCACCTATAATCATTATAACATGGTTTACATAATATGGACTAGAAAAAAAAGAAAAAATACATTCATTTTTATGTCAAAAAGACACGTTTGAAGGTATTTTAGATGAATTTATTTTAAGACCTGATCGATTTCGTTTAACTCGTCTTCTGTAAATGTTAAGTTTTTAAGCGTTTCAAGATTTTCCTTTAACTGACTCATTTTTGAAACACTAATGAGTGCGGAAGTCATTTTTGGATTTCTTACTGCCCATGCAAGTGCCATTTGTGCGATGCTTTGATTTCTCTTTTTAGCAATTTCATTGAGTTTGATAAGTTTTTCTCGTAACGTTTCATCAATGTCTTTTTCATTTAAGAATTGAATGTAAGCTTTTTTAGCCCTTGAATCTTCAGGGATACCGCCAATATATTTATTGGTAAGTTTACCTTGTTGTAAGACACTAAAACAAATGGTACCTGCTTTTAGCTCTGTCTGAGTCTCAAGTAAGCCATCTTTCTCTATCCAACGATTCAACATCGAGTAGCTTGGTTGTGTAATGACGTATGGCACATTCAGTTCATCGAGTATTAAGTGTGCACGTCGGAGCTGCTCGCTATTGTAATTTGATAAACCAACGTATAAAGCTTTTCCTTGTAGAACGATGTCTCTTAAGGCTAACATTGTTTCTCTCAAATCCGTGTTTGGATCAAAACGGTGATGATAGAAAATATCAACGTAAGGGATACCAAGTCTTTTTAAGGATTGATCAATGCTTGCCATTAAGTATTTTCTTGAACCCCAATCACCATAAGGGCCTTCCCACATGAAATATCCGGCTTTCGTAGAGATAATAAACTCATCGCGATAGTTCATTAAACCATCGTTTAAAACGTTACCGAATAATTTTTCCGCGCTGCCTGGTGGCGGACCATAATTATTCGCTAAATCAAAATGTGTAATGCCGTTATTAAACGCTTCAAAAATGACGTTCTTACATTCTTCATAGTCATTGACTTCACCAAAGTTTAGCCATAAACCAAATGAGAAAATTGGTAGTTTTAGCCCGCTTTTACCTAATCGGCGGTATATCATTTTTTCGTAACGGTCTTTATTTGCTACAAACATATTTTCACTCTCCCTTTAATTTATTATAACACGTAATAGAGCGAAGATATTACCCTAATTATCTATGATTTTACCTAAAAATCGCCCGATTAGGTCATGGATGAGTTCGAATAATAGTAAGGGTTAAAAGAGATAAATAAAAGACCACGGGGATGATCGCCGTGATCTTAATTGAAAATCTTTTGTTATTCATCTGAATTTGATAGAATTGCCATGAAAGCTTCTTGTGGAATATCAACTGATCCAACCGCTTTCATACGTTTTTTACCTGCTTTTTGTTTTTCAAGCAATTTACGTTTACGTGAAATATCGCCACCATAACATTTAGCTAAAACGTCTTTGCGCATCGCTTTAATCGTTGAACGTGCAACAATTTTGTTCGATATTGCCGCTTGAACAGGAATCTCAAACATTTGACGTGGTATTAAGTCTTTTAGTTTTTCTGTGATGGCTTTTCCTCTAGCATACGCGAAGTCTCTATGAACGATGATTGATAAAGCATCGACAACTTCGCCATTTAATAGAATATCCATTTTTTGAAGTTTTGATACTTTATAGTCACTAATTTCATAGTCAAAAGACGCATAGCCCTTGGTCGAAGATTTTAGACGATCAAAGAAATCATAAACGATTTCTGATAATGGCAACTCATAACGTATTTGCACACGCGTTTTATCTAAATAGACCATGTCCATGAAAATTCCACGCTTCTTTTGACAAATGTCCATGATTGATCCTACAAATTCACTTGGACACATCATGGTTGCTTTAACGTAAGGTTCTTCAATCGATTCAACTTCTTGCGGTGTTGGAAGTTTCGAAGGGTTATCAATGATAATTTGATTTCCATTTGTTAGATTAATCTTGTATATAACCGATGGTGCAGTTGCGATTAAATCTATACCGAATTCTCTATCCAATCTTTCTTGAATAACTTCCATATGTAGTAGACCCAAGAAACCGGTTCTAAACCCAAACCCTAGCGCTTGTGATGTTTCTGGTTCATAGATTAATGAGGCATCATTAAGTGCCAATTTTTCTAGCGCGTCTTTTAAATCATTGTATTTTGCATTATCGACTGGATACAAGCCACAAAACACCACAGGGTTCATTTTACGGTAGCCAGGGAGCGCTGTTTTAGCTTTATTGTCTCTTAAGGTAATTGTATCACCCACACGTGCTTTATCGATGTCTTTGATAGCGGCTGTTAAGTAGCCAACATCACCGGCAGCCAGAAACTCTCTTTTTTCTTCTTTTGGTGTGTTTACACCAACTTCAATTACCTCAAATGTAGAGCCATTACTCATCATTTGAATGATATCGCCTTTCCTAACAATCCCATTAACAATTCTAATCGAAGGGATAACGCCACGATATTGATCGAAATAAGAGTCAAAAATTAGGGCTTGAAGA containing:
- a CDS encoding nucleoside kinase, which produces MINIRFNDSVVQFEPGVTLEDVKNHLGVVAYAATVNNRIRELTYKLTKDCDVVFFDLSNRDAVRIYEASLRYVIAMAVKNIYPEVTVKFNYSVSRSILGVLENLGHKIDRPTVKKIEAEVRRLVSLDLPIKRKKMDLEDAIAYYKEVGYHDKVEVLKYRDEEDVNMYICGDYVNYMFGYMVPSTSYLTEFVLALYHPGFIIQYPRSEMGGIIPEFDDAPIFAKTIKEATKWGKIIEGDTIAKMNSYVERKLEAEFINMCETRHNRQLTDLGDRIEKEIDSIRLIAIAGPSSSGKTTFSTRLRIELLSRGIKPLMISIDDYYQPKTQAPKDEFGAPDLEHIEALDVNLFDEQMLALIQGEKVTLPHFNFKVGQREPGRTVQIDENTPIIIEGIHALNDRLTHSVPQHQKYKIFIAPQTQLHIDDHTPISFTDLRLLRRIVRDQKYRNSPAEETISMWGSVRRGEFKWIYPYQEQANFVFNSELSYELAVLRKHAFKTLNAIPRDSEYFITANRLLKFLKYFKEIDDELVPNNSLLREFIGGSVFHV
- a CDS encoding asparaginase; its protein translation is MENKKILIVFTGGTISMSSDSQTSKSVISSNESDLILKIRKRFQNIELLTLVYSMKPSPSITSVDMLEIGKLIKDKIESDQIDGCVITHGTDTLEETAFFLDIFLSTRIPVVLTGSMRNFSELGYDGFSNLLSAILVSANPQSYGRGTLVVLNDEINAAVEVTKTHTVSLGTFKSMEFGPLGIVDEQEVIYYRDSSYHRQNLSPVLLTSEVEIVKVYSGSSGHLIDYLIKQPTIKGIVLEAMGRGNIPPIMVPSVIKAINRGVKVVLTSRCPMGRVRDSYGYEGGGHHLKQIGVLFAGDLSSVKARIKLMLAVNCANVNVEDYFEH
- a CDS encoding phosphopentomutase → MKFDRIFLIVMDSLGCGEAPDAHKYNDVGSNTILHISEKMKLNIPNLQQLGYANITKINHVEPVNQPKGLYTKIQEASNGKDTMTGHWEMMGLYITEPFQTFTDTGFPKALLDEIEKQTGRKIIGNVAASGTEILVELGEQHMKTGDLIVYTSADSVLQIAMHEEIIPIEEQYRICEIAREITMKEEWKVARVIARPFLGKDKNSFVRTANRHDYALKPTGKTTLNFLDEAGFDSIALGKINDIFVGEGINEYHRTVSNTDGMNQIIDMAQNRNFKGLCFLNLVDFDALYGHRRDPIGYGKAIEAFDAQLPELMSYLGENDLLMITADHGNDPTHHGTDHTREYVPLLVFANQIKAGNELPVFKTFADIAATISDNFGVKKTEHGTSFLPLVKEACK
- the xerD gene encoding site-specific tyrosine recombinase XerD, with translation MKYVINDYGYYLKREKGLSENTLSAYLRDLEQYRLFLEKYHNITKVHKIEKKHIEAYLRTLKRKNLSSKSMSRKLTSIKGFHQFLVIEKETDDNVSLTIEMPKVEKSLPEVLSIEDVVKIINQLKGDDPLTLRNIALLELIYGSGLRVSELLNLQIADVHLTAGYVRVTGKGNKEREVPLGDISIIALRKYLSNGRQLLVKMKTADLFLNVNGKKLSRQGFFKILKKIAQEAGVTKEVSPHTLRHSFATHLLEAGVDLRTLQELLGHEDISTTQIYTHISQKHIKDAYLSSHPRAKENI
- the hemW gene encoding radical SAM family heme chaperone HemW gives rise to the protein MNISINLKKEYMTIPSHHKLFDTIYIGGGTPSMLDTNQLRKLFELFKDMNPIEYTIEVNPESYSHEKGLLFKEYGVNRISLGVQSFDQGILNYIGRKHQTSDVFYAVNDLKKLGIDNISIDLIFSIPGQTIKTIEHDLTTLKQLDVNHVSYYALILEEKTVFYHQYQQGLFVQNDSDLEADMYLYVMQKLSELGFEQYEISNFCKNKLYSRHNSLYWSLEPYLAIGAGAHGFDGKIRYHNHRNLIDYYQTFTKEIIHCEEETLLSDALIFGLRKIKGVNINELNDRFKVDIIEKYSELKKFFDLHLIEIDNGYLRLTKEGILLGNQIFEVFI
- a CDS encoding aldo/keto reductase; the encoded protein is MFVANKDRYEKMIYRRLGKSGLKLPIFSFGLWLNFGEVNDYEECKNVIFEAFNNGITHFDLANNYGPPPGSAEKLFGNVLNDGLMNYRDEFIISTKAGYFMWEGPYGDWGSRKYLMASIDQSLKRLGIPYVDIFYHHRFDPNTDLRETMLALRDIVLQGKALYVGLSNYNSEQLRRAHLILDELNVPYVITQPSYSMLNRWIEKDGLLETQTELKAGTICFSVLQQGKLTNKYIGGIPEDSRAKKAYIQFLNEKDIDETLREKLIKLNEIAKKRNQSIAQMALAWAVRNPKMTSALISVSKMSQLKENLETLKNLTFTEDELNEIDQVLK